In Zingiber officinale cultivar Zhangliang chromosome 1A, Zo_v1.1, whole genome shotgun sequence, a genomic segment contains:
- the LOC122002951 gene encoding DAR GTPase 2, mitochondrial-like: MATPFTRRLDAVARELASKKGSGRWCASRIAAAERAILDRIPLVDLVLEVRDARIPTTSAFESLRKACCSHKQVIVLNKVDLANDSLTKKWIENFKNQNYPTCGLNAHNKDSVKELLRIVRAKLKELKFGQSKYTATILLAGIPNVGKSSIANNMHQIGRIGAAEKGKLKHAVVSPYPGETEDISSYKFGSHPNLYVLDTPGILRPEIAHYHSGAKLALTGAIKDNLLDEHELARYFLAILNLSEEYKRWVTPKDTTDSMPGSLEKHRRKGQYASDFTQDFIVKDVRQTLFDCISSFEGDLENECDMERLIESQIKALQVPLKASLESSAHRHSTVATKLLKLYRTGRLGHYTLDLVDTQARKWQETR, from the exons ATGGCTACGCCTTTCACAAGACGTTTGGACGCAGTTGCCCGTGAATTGGCTTCTAAGAAAGGTTCTGGAAGATGGTGTGCTTCTCGCATTGCTGCTGCCGAGCGGGCCATCCTCGATCGTATCCCACTCGTTGACCTTGTTCTCGAAGTCCGCGATGCTCGG ATCCCAACTACATCTGCTTTTGAGTCCTTAAGAAAAGCGTGTTGCTCCCATAAGCAAGTGATTGTGCTGAACAAGGTTGACTTGGCTAATGATTCCCTAACCAAG AAATGGATTGAGAACTTCAAAAACCAGAACTATCCAACGTGTGGACTCAATGCTCACAATAAGGATAGTGTCAAAGAG CTACTGAGAATTGTACGAGCTAAACTGAAAGAACTAAAGTTTGGTCAGAGTAAGTATACTGCAACTATACTCCTTGCTGGAATCCCGAATGTTGGaaaatcatccatagccaataatATGCATCAAATAGGAAGGATTGGAGCAGCAG AGAAAGGAAAACTAAAGCATGCAGTAGTTAGCCCATATCCTGGGGAAACAGAAGATATCAGCAGTTATAAG TTTGGAAGTCATCCCAACCTCTACGTATTGGATACACCTGGTATTCTTCGACCTGAAATTGCTCACTATCATTCAGGGGCTAAACTAGCCTTGACAG GAGCTATCAAGGATAATCTATTGGATGAGCATGAACTTGCTCGGTATTTTCTGGCTATTCTAAACTTGTCTGAAGAATACAAACGATGGGTAACACCGAAGGATACTACAGATAGCATGCCTGGTAGCTTAGAGAAACATAGAAGAAAGGGACAATATGCTTCAGATTTTACACAG GATTTCATTGTCAAAGATGTTCGTCAAACCCTTTTCGATTGCATATCATCGTTTGAGGGAGATTTGGAAAATGAATGTGACATGGAGAGATTGATCGAATCTCAGATTAAAGCATTGCAAGTGCCTCTTAAAGCTTCTCTAGAGTCAAGTGCGCACAGACATAGCACGGTTGCTACAAAATTACTAAAGCTTTATAGAACTGGAAGACTTGGCCACTACACCTTAGATCTTGTAGATA CACAAGCAAGAAAATGGCAGGAAACACGATGA